A part of Scylla paramamosain isolate STU-SP2022 chromosome 24, ASM3559412v1, whole genome shotgun sequence genomic DNA contains:
- the LOC135112596 gene encoding NADH-ubiquinone oxidoreductase 49 kDa subunit-like, translating into MATGVLGGFGQKLLSTAFCGGSRSFLKNAATTYYASRRGGATWFPDYDWMRQFEGPILLPPEDRDKIPPPEWTQRQAPVEKKVRNVTINFGPQHPAAHGVLRLVLELDGETVMRADPHIGLLHRGTEKLIEYKTYTQALPYFDRLDYVSMMCNEQAYSLAVEKLLGLEAPIRAKYIRTMFAEVTRILNHCMFLGAHAMDVGALTPFLWLFEEREKMMEFYERASGARLHAAYYRPGGVAIDIPIGLMDDIYEFISKFGERLDEVEDVLTSNRIWKQRTIGIGTVTAEDALNYGFSGVMLRGSGIKWDLRKTQPYDAYDLVEFDVPVGKNGDTYDRYLIRVEEMRQSMRIIEQCLNQMPPGEVRVDDAKVAPPRRAEMKTSMEALIHHFKVFTQGYQVPPGATYTAVEAPKGEFGVYLVSDGSSRPYRCKIKAPGFAHLAGTDMVGKNHMLADIVAIIGTLDIVFGEVDR; encoded by the exons ATGGCTACTGGTGTGCTGGGAGGCTTCGGCCAGAAACTGCTCTCCACTGCCTTTTGTGGGGGGTCTCGCAGCTTCCTGAAGAACGCTGCCACGACCTACTATGCAAG CCGCCGTGGAGGAGCAACCTGGTTTCCAGATTATGATTGGATGCGGCAGTTTGAGGGCCCCATTCTTCTGCCCCCAGAAGATAGGGACAAGATTCCTCCTCCTGAATGGACCCAGAGGCAGGCCCCTGTTGAGAAGAAGGTCCGCAATGTAACCATTAACTTTGGCCCACAGCACCCAGCAGCCCATGGTGTGCTGAGGCTGGTGTTGGAGCTGGATGGTGAG ACCGTGATGCGCGCAGATCCTCATATTGGGCTGCTGCACCGAGGGACAGAAAAGCTGATTGAGTACAAGACATACACTCAGGCTCTTCCATACTTTGATCGCCTTGACTATGTGTCCATGATGTGCAACGAGCAGGCATACTCACTGGCTGTGGAGAAGCTGCTTGGCCTGGAGGCACCCATCAGGGCCAAGTATATCCGCA CCATGTTTGCTGAGGTCACACGTATCCTCAACCACTGCATGTTCTTGGGAGCTCATGCTATGGATGTGGGCGCACTCACGCCCTTCCTGTGGCTCTTTGAGGAGCGTGAGAAGATGATGGAGTTCTACGAGAGAGCCTCTGGTGCTCGTCTTCATGCTGCCTACTACCGTCCTGGTGGAGTGGCCATT GACATCCCAATTGGCCTCATGGATGACATCTATGAGTTCATCAGCAAGTTTGGAGAACGACTGGATGAGGTGGAAGATGTGCTCACCTCTAATCGCATCTGGAAGCAAAGAACCATTGGCATTGGCACAGTTACAGCTGAAGATGCCCTCAACTATGGCTTCAG TGGTGTGATGCTGCGAGGGTCTGGTATCAAATGGGATCTGCGCAAGACTCAGCCATATGATGCCTATGACCTGGTGGAATTTGATGTCCCTGTTGGGAAGAATGGAGACACATACGACag GTATTTGATTCGTGTGGAGGAGATGAGACAGTCAATGAGGATCATTGAGCAGTGTCTCAACCAGATGCCACCTGGGGAGGTGCGTGTAGATGATGCCAAGGTGGCCCCACCCAGGAGAGCAGAGATGAAG ACATCGATGGAGGCTCTGATCCATCACTTCAAGGTGTTCACCCAGGGGTACCAGGTGCCTCCCGGTGCCACTTACACTGCTGTGGAGGCACCCAAGGGAGAATTTGGGGTGTACCTGGTTTCTGACGGCTCATCACGACCTTACAG ATGCAAGATCAAGGCCCCAGGGTTTGCACACTTGGCTGGTACGGATATGGTGGGCAAGAATCACATGCTGGCAGACATTGTGGCTATCATTGGAACTCTGGACATTGTGTTTGGC